From the genome of Longimicrobiales bacterium:
CTCCGCAGCCCCAGCCGTAAACAAAAAAGCCAGCGCGAGGGGTGCGAGCGAGGTGCGTCGCATAATCCTGAACTCCGTCATAATGATCGTTATGTAGCTTAATAATGTCTAGAAACCTGGGCCCATTTTGAAGTGGAGCTGCCATCCAGGTGTCGTCTTATCAAATCCATACGCATAATCGAGGCCAATGGGTCCAAAGGGTGTTACCAACGAAAGCCCGATTCCCGCACCTCTGTACAGTATTGTTGGGTCGAACTCGCCCGGCTCACGCCAGACATTACCCGCATCGAAGAACAATGAGATACCGATCTGGTCGCTCATCCGCAGCGCGTATTCCGCCGTAATCGTAAAGAACGCATCACCGAGTCGGTCGATGTCTGTGACGCCCCCGGCTCGCTCGGCGAAGTAGCCCAGCGGTGTGATCGACGTCTCGTCGTAACCACGGAGGTTCTGACCGAACTGCACGCCACCCATCCAGAATCGATCGAACGGGAAAGCGTCGGCATTACCGAACAGCGCCCCCCCCTTAATTGTCAGGCCGAGCGCGGTCCGAAGGCCGCCGCCAGGAGCTGCGCCCTCTTCTCCACCGCTAGAAGATCCGATGGGCACCCACCAGGTCGCATCGGCAAGGATCTTCGTGAACTGACCGTCACCACCCAAGAGTCCCCCGTTGGCCTCAATGTTCACGTTCTGACGCGAACCCGCAGTCGGAAAGAGTGGGTGATCCAGCGTTTGTCGGGTGATTCCGAACGTCGCCTGGCTCTGCACGCCCGGCGGACGACCAAAGAGAGACGTGTCATCCTGGTTGTTGAACAACTCGTACTTGGTCCGCGAGATGCCATAACCGGCAAACATCCGCGTCACCCTCGAGGCGGGCCACGGGAAACCGAAGCGCGTAGTAGCACCAACACGGCGACGACGGCCTGACGAGAATTGGAAGAAGCGGTCACGCGAGTTGAAGAGAGACAGCGATCCGGAAACGAGACTCTGGAAGAGCGCCGGATCCGTGTAGCTCGCCTCGAAGCTGTTGAGGTAGGTCCCGAAATCCCACCGGAGGCTACCCGCCTTTGCCTGCCCGAAGAGGTTCGGCTGCTGATACCCGACAAAGCCGGACAGTCCGACTCCACCACCAACGGAGGTTCCGAAGTTGATCGAGCCGGTCTGCTTTTCGACAACATTGAAGGTGATATCAACGTCGCCATTTTCCGTAGGCTCGATGTCCGGGAACGGCATCGGAGCTTCGAAGAAGCCCAGGCCGGAGATATTCTGATAGCTGCGCAGGACTCGATCTTGGCTGTACACATCACCAGGCAAGACGAAAATCTGGTTCCGAATCACCCATTCATACGTGTATTCGTTCCCGCCAATCGACACCCGATTCACGAGCGCAGGCGAACCTTCTGAGATCTCCCAAGCGACGTTGACGGTCGGGGCGGCACCGTCCGATCCGGGCACCTTTTGGGTGACCGGATTGATTCGGGCGTAAAGATATCCTTCGTTCCGATACAGCTCTTCGACGGTAAGGATCGCCTCCTCAAACGATTCGGAATTGAAGACCTGTCCCTCGGCGCTCCTCACGTCACCACTGCCGCCAAACCCGAGGCTACGGAGAATGCCGCCTTCTTCCTCGGCGAAGAACGCTTCCAGCTCTTCTGTGGTAAAACGACTGGCGCCATTCACCGCGAACGTACCGAGTCGGTATTGCTCACCCTCGTCGACCTCGATAACCACCCGGGATTTACCCGTCATCGGGTCAACCACGATCGTATCCGTAACGACCTCGAAATCGAGATATCCTCTGGCCGCATAGAAGGTCGGCAGACTCAGCTCGAGATCTAGATCAAACTCAGCTTCGTCGAAGCTCCCGGACCGGAACCACCAGAAACCCTCTGGCTTCACGGACATTGCTCCACGGAGCTCTTCGTCGGTGAAAACCTCGTTCCCAGTGAAGTCCATCTCAGCGATCGTCACGCGCTGTCCCTCGACCACGTCGATGACGACATCGATCTCATTCCGGTCGCTGTCGATTTCTACCAAGCGATCCGTGATCTCGGCAAATGGAATCCCGTCGTCGGCAAGCTCCTCTCGAATGAACGCCTTGGCGTCGAGAATTCTTTGCGGGTTGTAAGGGAACCCAGGTCGAAGTCCTGTCGTGTCCCGAACCTCTCTGGCGGAGGTGCCGTGTTC
Proteins encoded in this window:
- the bamA gene encoding outer membrane protein assembly factor BamA; translated protein: MKTTPRLVGKAPAFAAAFFTVMALCAPTTAEAQTERQLVRVDTVLVEGNSTRVQSQSIVAVFAIQVGQEVSYRDVQRGIKALLNTGLFKDIVVRALGTDPVQLVVTVEELPTVRRVDITGLEHGTSAREVRDTTGLRPGFPYNPQRILDAKAFIREELADDGIPFAEITDRLVEIDSDRNEIDVVIDVVEGQRVTIAEMDFTGNEVFTDEELRGAMSVKPEGFWWFRSGSFDEAEFDLDLELSLPTFYAARGYLDFEVVTDTIVVDPMTGKSRVVIEVDEGEQYRLGTFAVNGASRFTTEELEAFFAEEEGGILRSLGFGGSGDVRSAEGQVFNSESFEEAILTVEELYRNEGYLYARINPVTQKVPGSDGAAPTVNVAWEISEGSPALVNRVSIGGNEYTYEWVIRNQIFVLPGDVYSQDRVLRSYQNISGLGFFEAPMPFPDIEPTENGDVDITFNVVEKQTGSINFGTSVGGGVGLSGFVGYQQPNLFGQAKAGSLRWDFGTYLNSFEASYTDPALFQSLVSGSLSLFNSRDRFFQFSSGRRRRVGATTRFGFPWPASRVTRMFAGYGISRTKYELFNNQDDTSLFGRPPGVQSQATFGITRQTLDHPLFPTAGSRQNVNIEANGGLLGGDGQFTKILADATWWVPIGSSSGGEEGAAPGGGLRTALGLTIKGGALFGNADAFPFDRFWMGGVQFGQNLRGYDETSITPLGYFAERAGGVTDIDRLGDAFFTITAEYALRMSDQIGISLFFDAGNVWREPGEFDPTILYRGAGIGLSLVTPFGPIGLDYAYGFDKTTPGWQLHFKMGPGF